From Haloarcula sp. CBA1127, a single genomic window includes:
- a CDS encoding DUF1684 domain-containing protein has protein sequence MDEDTEDWETQLQANRDEKDRFFAEHRQSPIPPEERDDFDGLSYFDPDPDYRVEATVTVHETPESVDLETSDDRTVRYLHVATLSFDLDDESRELHAFRQAADESRTLFVPFRDKTTGQQSYDGGRYMELEPDRDLSDGDEITLDFNLAYSPFCAYSDTFSCPLPPESNWLETAVTAGERID, from the coding sequence ATGGACGAAGACACCGAGGACTGGGAGACACAGTTGCAGGCCAACCGAGACGAGAAAGACCGCTTCTTTGCGGAGCACCGCCAATCACCGATTCCGCCGGAGGAACGCGACGATTTCGACGGACTCAGCTACTTCGACCCGGACCCCGACTATCGGGTCGAAGCAACGGTTACGGTCCACGAGACACCGGAATCGGTCGATCTGGAGACGAGCGACGACCGAACGGTGCGCTATCTCCACGTCGCAACGCTCTCGTTCGACCTCGACGACGAGTCCCGCGAACTCCATGCGTTCCGGCAGGCCGCCGATGAGTCACGGACGCTCTTTGTTCCGTTCCGGGACAAGACGACCGGGCAACAGAGCTACGACGGCGGCCGATACATGGAGCTGGAACCCGACCGCGACCTGAGCGACGGCGACGAGATTACGCTGGATTTCAACCTCGCGTACTCGCCGTTCTGCGCCTACAGCGACACCTTCTCCTGTCCGCTCCCGCCGGAGTCAAACTGGCTCGAAACCGCGGTGACGGCCGGGGAACGGATAGACTGA
- a CDS encoding TAXI family TRAP transporter solute-binding subunit: MFRNDQDGSISERRSFLKMVGTAGLAGLTGCSGDGSSGGSGGGEGSGGDSGGSGDSDGSDGSDGSANWTIGTSGPETATHASGVAMAQLLSEKSDDISMSAQTTGGTAANPRLIAQGDIDIAQSTDWAVARSNSGGDPYGEPVGKTMTQVLPFMTLEYYLVRRTDDALEGIESVSDIPQDGSVSMAFGQRGGTNYFAGLDGFRLSGIDNVEDKYDLQSMSWGDQGAQFADGRLDMMMVYGVSREVLTGWAQEASAQADVAVVNWEFDESDLANSDLPYTYIETPASLWDGQDIRMDSIPAVGVGYETIFPADVSEELGYEFVRTVMEDIDAVREASSVLSRAGPDFAQEFLLPSANAPVHPGAEKYYKEQDLWKDGLTTLEEYEG; encoded by the coding sequence ATGTTCAGAAACGATCAAGATGGTTCGATTTCCGAGCGGCGTAGCTTCTTGAAAATGGTAGGTACAGCTGGCCTAGCAGGCCTCACTGGCTGTAGTGGGGACGGCAGTAGTGGCGGCAGCGGTGGCGGCGAGGGTAGTGGCGGGGATAGCGGTGGTAGTGGCGACAGTGATGGTAGTGATGGTAGTGATGGCAGTGCAAATTGGACAATTGGGACGTCGGGGCCGGAGACAGCGACTCACGCGTCGGGGGTAGCGATGGCACAGCTGCTCTCCGAAAAGTCCGACGACATCAGCATGAGCGCACAGACGACCGGCGGGACTGCCGCAAACCCTCGGTTGATCGCCCAAGGAGACATCGATATTGCCCAGAGTACCGACTGGGCAGTCGCGCGCTCAAACAGCGGGGGAGACCCTTACGGGGAACCGGTCGGGAAGACGATGACGCAGGTGTTACCGTTCATGACCCTGGAGTACTACCTCGTCAGGCGGACTGACGACGCACTCGAAGGCATTGAGTCGGTGTCGGACATTCCGCAGGACGGGTCGGTCTCGATGGCGTTCGGCCAGCGCGGCGGGACGAACTACTTCGCGGGCCTTGACGGGTTCCGACTGTCCGGTATCGACAATGTCGAGGACAAGTACGACCTCCAGTCGATGAGCTGGGGAGATCAGGGGGCGCAGTTTGCTGACGGTCGTCTCGATATGATGATGGTCTACGGGGTCAGTCGCGAGGTCCTGACCGGATGGGCGCAGGAGGCCAGCGCACAGGCCGACGTCGCGGTCGTCAACTGGGAGTTCGACGAGTCAGATTTGGCCAACTCCGATCTGCCCTACACGTACATCGAAACGCCGGCCAGCCTCTGGGACGGCCAGGATATTCGAATGGACTCCATTCCGGCGGTCGGTGTCGGCTACGAGACGATCTTCCCGGCCGACGTATCTGAGGAACTGGGCTACGAGTTCGTACGTACCGTCATGGAAGACATTGATGCGGTCCGTGAGGCGAGCTCAGTGCTCTCGCGCGCCGGCCCGGACTTCGCGCAGGAGTTCTTACTTCCCTCGGCGAACGCACCCGTCCATCCCGGTGCGGAGAAGTACTACAAGGAACAGGATCTGTGGAAGGACGGACTAACCACACTTGAGGAGTATGAGGGGTAG
- a CDS encoding TRAP transporter fused permease subunit: MTGEHTTGSWVDPSRVRMAKYGFLIALGVASTVYHLWFTQLFPFEQDQHKIAHLGFMLVGAAVLAYNPEPETRRERFGNYATLLEAALSAVVAVYLFTAFNRIVYEQLGIYTDLDLFMGLLIILLLLDVCRRVYGPMLSLVGVVGLAYALYGPYFPGILNHNGVQAERLVQGLTVEFGSGVFGVIVEVSGTFIIIFMILAGLLEAYGALEYFVQVGTLIGKRVRSGLAQMTTVASMGMGSVNGSAAANAATTGAFTIPLLKRHGLDRDTAAAYEAVASSGGQIMPPIMGAAAFIMAEITGTSYLKIIVVGFLPALLFYGTVAIGVHLTTIKEGLTSEIDEEELTDVETVDRDRKNALNRIFGRTTTAVSFGQISVRNLIVEGLALWVPLSVLLYALVVLMYDPLYAGFLSIMSAFPAAFVQGIFFRDGYGSRDFFVDTMDGLGRGMENAAPIAVSLGVMNIFVGVLNLTGFTQVFASSLVELSGGVLALLLMFAMVAALLFGLGMPTVAAYITAVLLIAPALTEAGIDLLAAHFFVFYFAILSALTPPVAIACLVTARVAGGNFWRTAGKSLVLGAPLFVLPYIFVVNDSLLFWSVPATPITFVVVGVALVATVTAIVNYFSGQLRLPNRAGLLVAAGAAMFAPLVPMTVAVQAVATLTILALLYIEVRYGSESETGQPEQAAVDD, encoded by the coding sequence ATGACGGGGGAACACACAACCGGCAGCTGGGTCGACCCGTCCCGGGTACGCATGGCCAAGTACGGGTTCCTGATCGCCTTGGGAGTCGCCTCGACAGTCTATCATCTCTGGTTCACCCAGCTGTTCCCGTTCGAACAGGACCAGCACAAGATCGCCCACCTCGGATTCATGCTCGTCGGGGCGGCTGTCCTCGCGTATAACCCCGAACCCGAGACGCGCCGGGAGCGGTTCGGAAACTACGCGACGTTACTTGAGGCCGCTCTCTCGGCTGTCGTCGCCGTTTACCTCTTTACGGCCTTCAACCGCATCGTCTACGAGCAACTCGGAATATACACCGACCTCGATTTGTTCATGGGGCTGTTGATCATTCTGCTGTTGTTGGATGTCTGCCGGCGGGTCTACGGTCCGATGCTGTCCTTGGTCGGTGTAGTTGGCCTTGCATATGCACTGTACGGCCCATACTTTCCAGGGATTTTGAACCACAACGGGGTTCAGGCCGAACGACTGGTGCAGGGTCTGACAGTTGAGTTCGGCAGCGGCGTCTTCGGCGTCATTGTCGAGGTTTCAGGGACGTTCATTATTATCTTCATGATCCTTGCGGGACTGCTGGAAGCGTATGGTGCGCTGGAGTATTTTGTCCAGGTTGGAACGTTGATCGGCAAGCGGGTCCGGTCCGGGTTAGCGCAGATGACAACGGTCGCAAGCATGGGCATGGGGTCAGTCAATGGCAGCGCGGCCGCCAACGCGGCGACGACGGGCGCGTTTACCATCCCGTTGCTCAAGCGTCACGGACTCGATAGAGATACCGCAGCGGCCTACGAGGCGGTGGCTTCCAGCGGCGGCCAGATTATGCCACCGATCATGGGTGCAGCGGCATTCATAATGGCCGAGATCACCGGGACGAGCTACCTGAAGATCATCGTCGTTGGGTTCCTGCCGGCACTCCTGTTCTACGGAACGGTCGCTATCGGCGTCCATCTGACAACCATCAAAGAAGGGCTCACGAGCGAGATTGACGAGGAAGAACTGACCGACGTCGAGACGGTCGACAGGGATCGGAAAAACGCACTCAATAGGATCTTCGGTCGGACAACAACCGCTGTTTCGTTCGGACAGATATCAGTTCGTAACCTAATCGTTGAAGGACTCGCGCTGTGGGTCCCGCTGAGCGTTCTCCTGTACGCACTGGTCGTCCTCATGTACGACCCGCTGTACGCAGGGTTTCTCTCGATAATGTCCGCGTTCCCGGCTGCGTTCGTCCAGGGGATCTTTTTCCGCGATGGCTACGGGAGCCGCGACTTTTTCGTGGACACTATGGATGGCCTGGGTCGCGGGATGGAAAACGCGGCCCCGATTGCGGTATCGCTGGGCGTGATGAACATCTTTGTCGGTGTGTTGAACCTCACCGGATTCACGCAGGTGTTCGCCTCCAGCCTCGTTGAACTCTCGGGGGGCGTGCTCGCGCTGTTGCTCATGTTCGCGATGGTCGCCGCACTTCTCTTTGGTCTCGGGATGCCGACCGTCGCAGCCTACATCACGGCCGTGCTGCTGATCGCACCGGCACTGACCGAGGCCGGTATCGACCTGCTTGCTGCCCACTTCTTTGTGTTCTACTTCGCAATTCTCTCGGCGCTGACGCCGCCGGTTGCCATCGCTTGCCTCGTCACGGCACGGGTCGCAGGCGGGAACTTCTGGCGGACCGCCGGAAAGTCGCTCGTGCTCGGAGCGCCGCTGTTTGTTCTCCCGTACATTTTCGTCGTCAACGATAGTCTGTTGTTCTGGTCGGTTCCGGCAACACCGATTACGTTCGTCGTCGTTGGTGTTGCTCTCGTCGCCACCGTGACAGCCATTGTCAACTATTTCTCAGGCCAACTCAGGCTGCCGAATCGCGCCGGGCTACTGGTGGCTGCGGGAGCAGCGATGTTCGCTCCACTGGTGCCGATGACCGTTGCCGTGCAGGCCGTCGCAACACTCACGATCTTGGCATTGCTGTACATAGAGGTGAGATACGGTTCCGAGTCCGAAACCGGACAGCCCGAACAGGCCGCAGTCGATGACTGA
- a CDS encoding PHP domain-containing protein, with the protein MKRYDLQVHTDASPCSRASPADVVDAAVDAGLDGIAITNHDTLEGYDSVDDLAPTDLTVIPGVEVTTTEGHLLALYVKDEPPQADPVTVIEHVHEQDGIAILSHPFDRFREYFDTDLEMIASRVDAVEVQNSRCLLPRFNRRAREYATQHDLAITGGSDAHFPMEVGRSTTVCGSPLREAIESTATRTAGRGGYLSGHTATKLNDALRMVNL; encoded by the coding sequence GTGAAGCGATACGATCTTCAAGTCCATACCGACGCCTCACCATGCTCACGAGCCTCCCCCGCTGACGTCGTTGATGCGGCTGTTGATGCGGGATTAGATGGAATTGCCATCACGAACCACGATACGTTGGAGGGATATGATTCGGTCGACGATCTTGCGCCTACTGACCTAACTGTGATCCCCGGTGTAGAAGTAACGACGACAGAGGGCCATCTTCTTGCTTTGTATGTCAAAGATGAACCACCCCAAGCCGATCCAGTAACGGTCATTGAACACGTCCACGAACAAGATGGGATTGCAATCCTCTCGCATCCATTTGACCGGTTTCGAGAGTATTTCGACACCGATCTCGAAATGATTGCCTCACGCGTTGATGCCGTCGAAGTTCAAAATTCACGCTGTCTGCTCCCCCGGTTCAACCGTCGCGCTCGGGAGTATGCCACCCAGCACGACTTAGCAATCACGGGCGGAAGCGATGCCCACTTTCCGATGGAGGTGGGCCGGTCTACGACAGTTTGTGGTTCGCCACTTCGGGAGGCAATCGAATCTACAGCAACCCGGACGGCCGGACGAGGCGGTTATCTCTCGGGTCATACGGCAACGAAGCTGAATGACGCACTTAGGATGGTGAATCTCTAG
- a CDS encoding TVP38/TMEM64 family protein has protein sequence MLFIQFRSQCVLMPTWRRRTLQILPLLGLVFVIGVHWLYSPAIIFEGLDERGWMPIVVGLTIFYLIRPFVLWPLTLASVFIGYLVGFPSGLPFVLAGTMVTCLPPFLLADYFHDMNGYVSQISATGQSIVTTTGELRGMVAARLSPAPADSISIGAGLVGVSSWNFALGTLIGELPWAVFYLTIGQSLRGFSSDSAQTVNVEFLLVVSSVALLLLARPIYRYICESEDESV, from the coding sequence ATGCTCTTTATTCAGTTTCGCTCGCAGTGTGTTTTGATGCCAACTTGGCGAAGGCGTACACTCCAGATCCTACCACTACTCGGCCTTGTCTTCGTCATCGGCGTTCACTGGTTGTATTCGCCAGCAATCATATTTGAAGGGCTTGATGAACGTGGATGGATGCCCATTGTTGTTGGACTTACTATCTTTTATTTAATTCGTCCTTTCGTACTCTGGCCGCTGACCCTCGCATCTGTCTTCATAGGGTATCTCGTCGGATTCCCAAGCGGGTTGCCGTTCGTCTTGGCCGGAACAATGGTCACGTGTTTACCGCCGTTCCTTCTGGCGGACTACTTTCATGACATGAATGGTTACGTATCACAAATCTCCGCGACTGGTCAATCAATTGTGACCACGACGGGCGAACTTCGGGGAATGGTTGCCGCTCGGCTATCACCAGCACCCGCAGATAGCATCTCTATCGGCGCTGGCTTGGTCGGTGTTTCCAGTTGGAACTTTGCGCTCGGGACTCTCATCGGTGAACTACCTTGGGCCGTCTTTTATCTCACCATCGGACAGTCACTCCGGGGTTTTTCGTCAGACTCGGCTCAGACGGTCAATGTAGAGTTCCTGCTGGTCGTCAGTAGCGTTGCGTTGCTTCTGTTAGCACGACCCATCTACCGATATATATGTGAAAGCGAGGACGAATCAGTTTGA
- a CDS encoding DnaJ domain-containing protein: protein MEATFYGILGVDPDATEETIVRAYREQTKTHHPDVSDDPAAGERFKRLTQAKNVLTDEAERARYDRLGHDAYVNRHVDGGAGGGTATGGVSDIAQQYVDQRVDAETTDEATAKATQRPTQTRGGSTGYGTAAEYYRPGQRVRPTQSSGVETLLGSLRRVGPWLFVHLALLVCTIIAAVLLAVGGLTGNFSPVVASVMAVSMVTISLVVSATHVLTHVSG from the coding sequence ATGGAAGCGACGTTCTACGGTATTCTGGGGGTGGACCCAGATGCCACCGAAGAGACGATAGTCCGCGCCTACCGGGAGCAGACGAAAACGCATCACCCGGACGTGAGTGACGACCCTGCCGCCGGAGAACGGTTCAAGCGACTCACGCAGGCGAAGAACGTGCTCACAGACGAGGCCGAGCGAGCGCGATACGACCGGCTCGGTCACGACGCATACGTCAACAGGCACGTCGACGGCGGCGCGGGCGGAGGAACAGCCACAGGTGGTGTCAGTGACATCGCACAGCAGTACGTTGACCAGCGGGTCGACGCAGAAACGACGGACGAGGCAACGGCGAAAGCGACACAGCGGCCCACCCAGACCCGTGGAGGAAGCACGGGCTACGGGACTGCCGCGGAGTACTACCGGCCTGGCCAGCGAGTCCGGCCGACGCAGTCGTCGGGAGTCGAGACGCTGCTCGGTTCACTGCGACGTGTCGGCCCGTGGCTGTTCGTCCATCTGGCACTGCTGGTCTGTACTATCATTGCCGCCGTACTACTCGCAGTCGGTGGCCTCACTGGGAACTTCTCACCGGTCGTCGCCAGTGTCATGGCTGTCTCGATGGTGACGATTTCGCTGGTCGTCTCCGCAACCCACGTCCTCACACACGTGTCGGGCTGA
- a CDS encoding CPBP family intramembrane glutamic endopeptidase produces MATATRDRPILQAFQYGFTLFSALSLGVIGLGFGSVLLLTIAFSLSLGAGVQITEVQTLVLGLITIQGIGCPAIAYTYIKLRPVIKAKLREVFSYAPDTGAFSIGISVPSLREAGIVVLGYASAMVGLVVVAAIITRLVSMFGIETASNQAAEIGMENPDVLLLLIPASFLLIGPGEELLFRGVVQGRIRDYFGPISGVTIASVIFAGIHYPALSGGSVTGKLVGVGGLLIPSLILGTTYEYTDNIVVPSLIHGAYNATLFTGLYVTVKFSGELSSAAGVLSSSGF; encoded by the coding sequence ATGGCAACGGCGACCCGCGACCGTCCGATTTTGCAGGCCTTCCAGTACGGGTTTACGCTTTTCTCGGCCCTTTCGCTGGGCGTGATAGGACTCGGGTTCGGCTCGGTCCTGCTCCTCACCATCGCTTTTTCGCTGTCACTCGGCGCAGGAGTACAGATTACCGAAGTACAGACGCTGGTTCTTGGGCTGATAACGATTCAGGGAATCGGCTGCCCGGCCATCGCGTACACGTACATCAAACTCAGGCCGGTAATCAAAGCGAAGCTCCGCGAGGTGTTCTCGTATGCGCCAGACACCGGTGCATTCAGTATCGGCATTTCTGTGCCGAGCCTCCGTGAGGCCGGCATCGTCGTGTTGGGCTACGCGAGCGCGATGGTCGGGCTCGTGGTAGTGGCCGCAATCATCACTAGGCTCGTCTCGATGTTCGGGATAGAAACGGCGAGCAATCAGGCGGCTGAGATCGGAATGGAGAACCCCGATGTCCTCCTCCTATTGATTCCAGCCTCGTTCCTCCTCATCGGCCCTGGCGAGGAACTGCTGTTCCGCGGCGTCGTTCAGGGCCGCATTCGGGACTACTTCGGCCCGATTTCGGGCGTCACCATCGCGAGTGTCATCTTCGCCGGCATTCACTACCCCGCCCTCAGCGGTGGGTCGGTCACGGGGAAACTCGTCGGGGTAGGTGGCCTCCTCATTCCGTCACTCATCCTCGGCACAACCTACGAGTACACGGACAACATCGTCGTCCCGTCACTCATCCACGGCGCGTACAACGCCACGCTGTTTACTGGCCTGTATGTCACTGTCAAATTCAGTGGTGAACTCTCGTCCGCTGCGGGCGTCCTCAGTAGCAGCGGGTTCTGA
- a CDS encoding lysylphosphatidylglycerol synthase transmembrane domain-containing protein — protein sequence MSILSTVQRAIHQHGLWITALLTVAVFFGLFVVGDASKVVSSLLAVDLWRVSVVFLLATISYAVRFLKWEYYLRHLDINIPLKTSLIVFFSGLMMVVTPGKAGEVWKAWFLRDLRDIPVSQTASVVGAERVTDLVALSAFAFLGLLIYQRSSVVLIGVVLLFLFAISLLQWRTFCLRVLGWLETLPIVGSYATELEEFYENTYTLFQVRPLSIAFLISLVAWGLEGVALWVVLSGFSTEATLLAALFVFGLGSVIGAASLLPGGLAAAEASMVGMLVVLGYTQTIAVSATVIIRVGTLWYGAILGTFVFVVYRFVRNQAQVTSLSN from the coding sequence GTGAGCATCCTCTCGACAGTCCAACGAGCGATCCACCAACATGGGCTCTGGATCACGGCACTCCTGACGGTTGCCGTATTCTTTGGGCTGTTCGTCGTCGGTGACGCCTCGAAAGTTGTTTCCTCCCTCCTTGCGGTTGATCTCTGGCGGGTCAGCGTCGTGTTCCTCCTTGCGACGATCAGTTACGCTGTACGGTTTCTCAAGTGGGAGTACTATCTCCGCCACTTAGACATTAATATTCCACTCAAGACGAGTCTGATCGTGTTTTTCAGTGGCCTGATGATGGTTGTGACTCCTGGGAAAGCAGGAGAGGTCTGGAAGGCATGGTTCCTCCGTGACCTCCGTGATATACCAGTCAGTCAGACAGCGTCCGTGGTCGGTGCTGAGAGAGTGACCGATCTGGTTGCACTTTCGGCATTCGCATTTCTAGGGCTACTAATCTATCAGCGGTCATCCGTCGTGTTGATCGGCGTGGTTCTCCTGTTTCTTTTTGCCATCAGTCTGCTTCAGTGGCGGACGTTTTGTCTGCGTGTTTTGGGTTGGTTGGAAACGCTCCCGATTGTCGGGTCGTACGCAACTGAATTAGAGGAGTTCTACGAAAACACGTACACGCTGTTTCAGGTACGACCACTCAGTATCGCGTTTCTCATTAGCCTCGTGGCGTGGGGCTTAGAGGGAGTTGCGCTGTGGGTGGTGCTGAGTGGATTTAGCACAGAGGCGACTCTCCTCGCCGCGTTGTTCGTGTTCGGGCTAGGATCAGTAATTGGTGCGGCCAGCCTCCTTCCAGGTGGATTAGCGGCCGCGGAAGCGAGTATGGTCGGGATGCTCGTCGTATTGGGATACACCCAGACAATTGCGGTGAGTGCGACAGTAATTATCCGGGTTGGCACGCTCTGGTATGGAGCAATCTTGGGGACATTTGTTTTCGTTGTCTACCGGTTTGTGAGAAATCAGGCTCAGGTCACAAGCCTTAGCAACTGA
- a CDS encoding UbiA prenyltransferase family protein, whose protein sequence is MLLGIVFSQNLLNWDAWLSLLIGIAAFTGVTGATYIFNDISDLGEDRHHPEKQHRPIASGQVSVTVAVVFGLFLAGIGLGAAYSLGPLFLAILLTYLAQNVLYSLVLKQFVFVDVLVVAIGFVLRAIAGVIAINVFLSPWLIVCTFLLALVLAFGKRRNELEIAANPQETRAVLREYSVNDIDQLLVMVMATLLMSYSLYTFSRTDPAMMATLLFAFFAVFRYHHLVHTTNIAGQPEYLLTDRPSVVNLILWGIVAIAVLYNIPEMAVEVVQ, encoded by the coding sequence ATGCTCCTCGGAATCGTCTTTTCTCAGAACCTTCTGAATTGGGACGCCTGGCTTAGTCTTTTGATTGGTATTGCAGCGTTCACAGGAGTTACCGGCGCTACATACATTTTCAACGACATTAGTGATCTGGGAGAAGACCGTCATCACCCCGAAAAACAGCACCGACCGATTGCAAGTGGACAAGTTTCCGTCACGGTCGCCGTGGTTTTCGGCCTCTTCTTAGCTGGTATCGGACTCGGAGCCGCCTACAGTCTCGGCCCACTCTTTCTCGCAATCCTACTCACCTATCTCGCACAGAACGTCCTGTATTCACTCGTTCTAAAACAGTTCGTCTTCGTTGATGTACTGGTCGTCGCTATCGGGTTCGTGCTCCGCGCTATCGCGGGAGTCATCGCTATCAACGTGTTCTTGAGCCCGTGGTTAATCGTGTGCACATTTCTCCTTGCGTTGGTACTCGCATTTGGAAAGCGCCGCAATGAACTTGAGATAGCGGCTAATCCACAGGAAACACGGGCTGTCTTGCGTGAATATTCGGTGAATGATATTGATCAACTCTTGGTGATGGTGATGGCCACTCTGCTGATGTCGTACTCACTATACACGTTCTCGCGAACGGACCCGGCGATGATGGCCACCCTCCTGTTTGCGTTCTTTGCCGTCTTCCGCTATCACCATCTCGTCCATACAACGAACATTGCTGGTCAGCCCGAATATCTCCTTACGGATCGCCCCTCAGTAGTGAATCTTATTCTCTGGGGTATCGTCGCTATTGCTGTCCTCTACAACATCCCAGAGATGGCTGTTGAGGTGGTTCAGTGA
- a CDS encoding PAS domain S-box protein has product MVVSIRVLHVDDEPGFADITSEYLERAMDCFDVDTAVRADEVITDRPQDTYDCIISDYEMPGMNGLEFLERIREDAPKLPFILYTGKGSEEIAAEAISAGVTDYIQKEPGTSQYTVLANRVQNAVEARRDELQVTRGHRAMNAAWDGISTLDNEGRFTYLNDAYAATFGYERDELLGEHWQKIHSAESLKTVDDETLPTVNENGTWTGETLLERADGTQFIGEHTVASLENDGAVCVVRDRTDREELDKQLRHERERFRLLVDAVENYAMFLLDPDGLIQSWNAGAKQLTQYEESDILGEHFSAFHTEKQIADGIPEQLLQEAGECGKATDRGLRVRKDGSTFWADVVITELRENGDARGFAKVIKDITEEIERERLQATAERYREKLYEITNDTDRRFEQRLVDVLELGVEYLDVDQGHLVAIDPKAGTHEIIATSGEPSLTTPGDIRSLSETYCRRTIESDGMLSVYNAEQQGLDDDLAYQQYGIGCYLGAKVEVDGELFGTVCFVARDSRSGQFRQDEQAFVELLTRWLKYELSRRDGQIQWPLKT; this is encoded by the coding sequence ATGGTTGTCTCAATTCGCGTTTTGCATGTCGATGATGAACCAGGATTTGCCGATATAACGTCAGAATATCTCGAGAGGGCCATGGATTGTTTCGATGTCGACACCGCGGTGCGGGCCGACGAGGTCATCACGGACCGCCCGCAGGACACGTATGACTGTATTATCAGCGACTACGAGATGCCTGGAATGAACGGGCTGGAGTTCCTCGAACGGATTCGCGAGGACGCACCGAAGCTTCCGTTCATCCTCTACACCGGGAAGGGCAGCGAAGAGATCGCGGCCGAGGCAATCTCCGCAGGTGTCACGGACTATATTCAGAAGGAACCGGGAACGTCTCAGTACACGGTGCTAGCGAACCGGGTGCAAAACGCCGTCGAAGCCCGCAGAGACGAACTGCAAGTCACGCGTGGGCATCGCGCAATGAACGCGGCCTGGGACGGCATCAGCACACTGGACAACGAGGGTCGGTTCACCTATCTGAACGATGCCTACGCGGCCACGTTCGGCTACGAGCGCGACGAGCTTCTGGGCGAACACTGGCAGAAAATCCACTCGGCAGAGAGCCTCAAAACGGTTGACGATGAAACCCTCCCGACTGTCAACGAAAACGGGACGTGGACGGGTGAGACACTGCTCGAACGCGCCGACGGGACACAGTTCATCGGCGAACACACCGTTGCGAGTCTCGAAAATGACGGCGCTGTCTGCGTGGTCCGTGACCGGACTGACCGCGAAGAACTCGACAAACAACTGCGACACGAGCGCGAGCGGTTCCGGCTGCTTGTCGATGCAGTCGAGAATTACGCGATGTTCCTGCTCGACCCCGACGGTCTCATCCAGTCGTGGAACGCCGGTGCGAAACAGCTCACCCAGTACGAGGAATCTGATATCCTCGGCGAGCATTTCTCGGCGTTTCACACCGAGAAACAGATAGCCGATGGCATCCCCGAGCAACTGCTGCAAGAAGCCGGTGAGTGCGGTAAGGCCACCGACCGCGGCCTCCGGGTTCGGAAGGACGGGAGCACGTTCTGGGCAGATGTGGTCATCACTGAACTCCGGGAAAACGGCGACGCCCGCGGCTTTGCGAAAGTGATCAAGGACATCACGGAGGAAATCGAACGGGAGCGGCTACAGGCGACGGCCGAACGCTACCGAGAGAAACTCTACGAGATCACGAACGATACGGACCGACGGTTCGAACAGCGGTTAGTCGATGTACTGGAACTCGGTGTCGAGTATCTTGACGTCGATCAGGGCCATCTCGTCGCAATCGATCCCAAGGCGGGAACACATGAAATAATCGCTACCAGCGGCGAACCGTCTCTCACCACTCCCGGCGACATCAGGTCGCTCTCCGAGACCTACTGCCGGCGAACTATCGAATCCGACGGTATGCTTTCGGTCTACAACGCCGAGCAGCAGGGTCTGGATGATGACCTCGCATACCAGCAGTATGGGATCGGCTGTTACCTCGGTGCGAAAGTCGAAGTCGACGGTGAGCTGTTCGGGACGGTCTGTTTCGTTGCCCGTGACTCCCGGTCGGGCCAGTTTAGACAGGACGAACAGGCCTTCGTCGAACTACTCACCCGCTGGCTCAAATACGAACTGAGCCGACGTGATGGACAGATCCAGTGGCCCCTGAAGACGTGA